One Bacillota bacterium genomic window carries:
- a CDS encoding ABC transporter ATP-binding protein, whose product MIELVGVGKQYGHRWAVQDLTCSVEQGEVLGFLGPNGAGKTTTMRIVTGYMPPTTGSVRVAGVDALEDPVRLKSRVGYLPETPPIYGEMTVRGYLYFVAEMRRVPAHRRKRHVGEVMERVGVADVAGRLAGRLSRGYKQRVGLAAALIGDPPVLVLDEPTAGMDPQQIIEMRRLIRSLAGRHTVLLSSHILPEVASTCQRVLIINKGRLVAQDSPQNLSARLGRGRQILLEVRGEREAVEAALAEVPEVKAANITPTDTHPGRLRAEIELNDGAAAAQDPREAIFFAMARHQIPILEMRGVDMTLEDVFLQLVTHENLDAGTGGGEGN is encoded by the coding sequence ATGATTGAGCTTGTGGGCGTGGGCAAGCAGTACGGCCACCGCTGGGCCGTCCAGGACCTCACCTGTTCCGTGGAGCAGGGCGAGGTCCTCGGCTTTTTGGGCCCCAACGGCGCCGGCAAGACCACCACCATGCGTATCGTCACCGGCTACATGCCTCCCACCACCGGCAGCGTTCGGGTGGCCGGCGTGGATGCCCTGGAAGACCCCGTGCGCCTCAAGAGCCGGGTCGGCTACCTCCCCGAGACGCCGCCCATCTACGGCGAGATGACCGTGAGGGGCTACCTCTACTTCGTGGCGGAGATGCGGCGGGTGCCGGCCCACCGGCGCAAGCGCCACGTGGGCGAGGTCATGGAGCGGGTCGGCGTGGCCGATGTCGCCGGCCGCCTGGCGGGGCGCCTCTCCCGGGGCTACAAGCAGCGGGTGGGGCTGGCCGCCGCCCTCATCGGGGATCCGCCCGTGCTGGTGCTGGACGAGCCCACGGCGGGCATGGACCCCCAGCAGATCATCGAGATGCGCCGCCTCATTCGCAGCCTGGCGGGGCGCCATACCGTGCTCCTCAGCTCGCACATCCTGCCGGAAGTGGCCAGCACCTGCCAGAGGGTGCTCATCATCAACAAGGGCCGCCTCGTGGCCCAGGACTCCCCGCAGAATCTCTCCGCCCGCCTGGGACGGGGCCGGCAGATCCTCCTGGAAGTGCGCGGGGAGCGCGAGGCCGTTGAGGCAGCGCTGGCAGAAGTGCCCGAGGTGAAAGCCGCCAACATCACGCCGACCGACACCCATCCCGGGCGGCTGCGCGCCGAGATCGAGCTCAACGACGGCGCTGCTGCGGCCCAGGACCCCCGCGAGGCCATCTTCTTCGCGATGGCTCGCCATCAGATCCCCATCCTGGAGATGCGGGGCGTGGACATGACCCTGGAGGACGTCTTTCTCCAGCTCGTCACCCACGAAAACCTGGACGCCGGTACGGGCGGCGGTGAGGGGAACTAG
- a CDS encoding DUF3243 domain-containing protein, which translates to MDPELSWQEWKRWLGQAVAAGKESGLGGRAMVNYAEQLGDFLARHVDPANPQQRVLKELWSVADESEQRAIASALVKLVGTTATARKEDGGKAGQKDGFSLT; encoded by the coding sequence GTGGATCCCGAACTTTCCTGGCAGGAATGGAAGCGGTGGCTGGGACAGGCGGTGGCGGCAGGCAAAGAGTCCGGCCTTGGCGGCCGCGCGATGGTCAACTACGCCGAGCAGCTCGGCGACTTCCTGGCGCGTCACGTAGACCCGGCCAACCCCCAGCAGCGGGTGCTGAAGGAGCTGTGGAGCGTGGCCGACGAGAGCGAGCAGCGCGCCATCGCCTCGGCCCTGGTCAAGCTGGTCGGCACGACGGCCACCGCCCGCAAGGAGGACGGCGGCAAGGCCGGCCAGAAGGACGGCTTCTCGCTGACCTGA
- a CDS encoding enoyl-ACP reductase: MTLQGKTALVLGVANQRSIAWGITRALSAEGARVALTYQNERLREGVEQLAKTIDAPAFECDVASDEAIASLMNQIQGRFGGLDILVHSIAYAPREALEGRYADTSRDAFRTALDISCYSLVALARAAEPLMKAREGGSILTMTYYGSEKVMPGYNLMGVAKAALEASVRYLAYELGASGIRVNAISAGPLNTLAARGISGFTEFRHRHAERAPLRRSIEVDEVAKTAVFLLGPAGSGITGEVVYVDAGYHIMGV; the protein is encoded by the coding sequence GTGACGTTGCAAGGTAAGACGGCTCTGGTCCTGGGTGTGGCCAACCAGCGCAGCATTGCGTGGGGCATTACCAGGGCGCTCTCCGCCGAGGGTGCCCGCGTCGCCCTCACCTACCAGAACGAGCGGCTGCGGGAAGGCGTGGAGCAACTGGCGAAGACCATCGACGCTCCCGCTTTCGAGTGCGACGTGGCCTCAGACGAGGCCATCGCTTCCCTCATGAACCAGATCCAGGGCCGCTTCGGCGGGCTGGACATCCTGGTTCACAGCATCGCCTACGCGCCCCGGGAAGCCCTGGAGGGGCGATACGCGGACACCTCGCGAGACGCCTTCCGAACGGCGCTCGACATCAGCTGCTACTCGCTGGTCGCGCTGGCTCGCGCCGCCGAACCTCTGATGAAGGCCCGCGAGGGCGGCAGCATCCTGACCATGACCTACTACGGCTCGGAGAAGGTCATGCCAGGTTACAACCTCATGGGCGTGGCCAAGGCGGCTCTGGAGGCGTCGGTTCGCTACCTGGCCTACGAGCTGGGCGCCTCGGGCATCCGGGTCAACGCCATTTCGGCCGGCCCCCTCAACACGCTGGCGGCCCGGGGCATTTCCGGGTTCACCGAGTTTCGCCACCGCCACGCCGAGAGGGCTCCGCTTCGCCGCAGCATCGAGGTGGACGAGGTAGCAAAGACCGCCGTCTTCCTCCTTGGCCCGGCCGGAAGCGGCATAACCGGCGAGGTCGTCTACGTGGACGCCGGATACCACATCATGGGGGTCTAA
- a CDS encoding PaaI family thioesterase, translating into MPNFRLMRIVHPHPHDAVRSTVHWTPGCFVCGRENTAGLQAVVVTDGTAAYLRVTLADRFVGIPGSLHGGVIAAALDEAMWYAAYRYGIPSVTGSLEIRFVRPGVPGKPLLAVAWVETKERPAAGQQGIPDSGRIGRAVARLLDVEGRIVAAARGRFVRVPVPDAVHRVLRSEPAAPDVLDDIARWPGLDALRGRITGGP; encoded by the coding sequence GTGCCGAACTTCCGGCTCATGCGAATCGTTCACCCGCATCCGCACGATGCTGTTCGGTCCACGGTTCACTGGACCCCGGGCTGCTTCGTCTGCGGCCGTGAGAACACGGCCGGCCTGCAGGCCGTGGTCGTAACGGATGGTACCGCCGCGTACCTGCGTGTCACGCTCGCCGACCGCTTTGTGGGCATCCCGGGGAGTTTGCACGGGGGCGTCATTGCGGCCGCCCTCGACGAGGCCATGTGGTACGCTGCCTACCGGTACGGGATTCCGTCCGTCACGGGGTCGCTGGAGATCCGCTTCGTCCGGCCGGGTGTTCCGGGAAAGCCGCTGCTGGCGGTAGCGTGGGTGGAGACAAAGGAGCGGCCGGCCGCAGGCCAGCAGGGAATACCGGACTCGGGGCGAATAGGCCGGGCTGTGGCCCGGCTCCTGGACGTCGAGGGGCGCATTGTGGCGGCGGCCCGGGGCCGGTTCGTGCGGGTGCCCGTGCCCGATGCGGTGCACCGGGTGCTCCGGTCCGAGCCCGCGGCTCCAGACGTGCTGGACGACATCGCCCGGTGGCCCGGGCTGGACGCTCTCAGGGGGCGCATTACGGGCGGCCCTTGA
- a CDS encoding GntR family transcriptional regulator gives MPKGRSARAVLEVARPLSRRRSAGPLYFQLKRFLLELIDNEELKPGERIPSERELSQRFGISRMTVRQALAELVHESVLLRHQGRGTFVADRKIEQGLIELTSFSEDMRRRGLVPGARLLDVQVQEASRKVERALALGMDRRVLVVRRLRLADGEPMALEVTHLPYGLLHTAPRERLEGSLYEYLEQELGIELASARQTLEPVVAAEEEAKVLGVPPGSPLLLMERTTLSRSGEPVEFVRSLYRGDRYKFYVELKRPARRHPAD, from the coding sequence ATGCCTAAGGGACGTTCGGCTCGGGCGGTGTTGGAAGTCGCGCGGCCCCTTTCGAGGCGCCGCTCGGCGGGCCCCCTCTACTTCCAGCTCAAGCGGTTTTTGCTCGAACTCATCGACAACGAGGAACTGAAGCCGGGCGAGCGCATCCCCTCCGAGCGTGAACTCTCCCAGCGGTTCGGCATCTCCCGCATGACCGTGCGCCAGGCGCTCGCCGAACTCGTCCACGAGTCGGTGCTGCTGCGCCACCAGGGCCGGGGCACCTTCGTGGCCGACCGCAAGATCGAGCAGGGGCTCATCGAGCTTACGAGCTTCAGCGAGGACATGCGCCGGCGCGGGCTGGTGCCCGGCGCCAGGCTGCTGGACGTGCAGGTCCAGGAGGCCTCCCGCAAGGTCGAACGGGCGCTGGCCCTCGGGATGGACCGGCGGGTGCTGGTCGTGCGCCGCTTGCGCCTGGCCGATGGCGAGCCCATGGCGCTGGAGGTCACCCACCTGCCGTACGGGCTACTTCACACCGCTCCCAGGGAGCGGCTGGAGGGCTCGCTTTACGAGTACCTCGAACAGGAGCTCGGCATCGAACTGGCCAGCGCTCGCCAGACACTGGAGCCGGTGGTCGCCGCAGAGGAGGAGGCAAAGGTGCTCGGGGTGCCTCCGGGAAGCCCGCTTTTGCTCATGGAGCGCACCACTCTGTCCCGCAGTGGGGAGCCGGTGGAGTTTGTGCGGTCGCTCTACCGCGGAGACCGGTACAAGTTCTACGTCGAACTGAAGCGCCCCGCTCGACGCCACCCGGCGGACTGA